Proteins from a genomic interval of Salmo salar chromosome ssa14, Ssal_v3.1, whole genome shotgun sequence:
- the lratd2a gene encoding LOW QUALITY PROTEIN: protein LRATD2a (The sequence of the model RefSeq protein was modified relative to this genomic sequence to represent the inferred CDS: deleted 1 base in 1 codon): MGNQVDKMKLSHQSYAEVPTVDPNGLDTEEGPRIGVSYIFSTDDEEPEGENSNVDGADKEHHTGTEQKHYDMSNEVECAVYHRGECIYEKSVKTAAMETYSPEILLNKCKAGDLLEFVTTGQYPHWAVYVGDFQVVHLHRAEIKNSFLTDASQGRRCRIVNELYKFKALGVEMVVQNAMEQVGAKDGELSWRNSECFAAWCRFGKREFKMGGEIRIGKQPYRLKILMSDKQSHMLEFQCLEDLIMEKRRNDQVGKTSVVQELANQFNSVGEIKSGPLSDPITAQTAQ, from the exons ATGGGTAACCAGGTGGATAAAATGAAACTGTCACATCAAAGTTACGCAGAAGTTCCCACAGTGGACCCCAACGGGCTGGACACTGAGGAAGGTCCGCGGATCGGAGTGTCTTATATTTTCTCAACAGATGACGAGGAACCGGAGGGTGAAAACAGTAACGTAGATGGAGCGGATAAAGAGCATCACACTGGTACGGAACAGAAACACTACGACATGAGTAACGAGGTGGAGTGCGCCGTTTACCACCGGGGGGAATGTATTTACGAGAAGAGCGTCAAGACAGCGGCCAtggaaacctactccccagagATCCTACTAAACAAATGCAAGGCAGGTGACCTGCTGGAGTTTGTAACAACGGGACAGTACCCCCACTGGGCGGTGTATGTCGGTGACTTCCAGGTGGTGCACCTGCACAGAGCAGAGATAAAGAATAGCTTCCTGACAGACGCCAGCCAGGGAAGGAGATGTAGGATagtcaacgagctgtataaattCAAAGCACTCGGCGTCGAGATGGTGGTTCAGAACGCTATGGAACAGGTAGGAGCTAAAGACGGAGAGTTGAGCTGGagaaattcagagtgttttgccGCTTGGTGCAGATTTGGCAAACGAGAGTTCAAAATGGGTGGAGAGATCCGGATAGGAAAACAGCCATACAGGTTAAAGATCCTAATGTCAGATAAACAGTCTCACATGCTGGAGTTTCAGTGTTTGGAGGACTTGATCATGGAGAAGAGGAGAAACGACCAGGTTGGGAAG ACATCAGTGGTCCAGGAACTGGCCAATCAGTTCAACAGTGTCGGGGAGATCAAAAGTGGTCCACTCAGTGATCCAATAACAGCACAGACCGCACAGTGA